A single genomic interval of Arthrobacter methylotrophus harbors:
- a CDS encoding MoxR family ATPase: MNGPVRAGAEDEVRRLVPDVSALMSALDDGDYLADVGLATALFLSVRLPQPILLEGEAGVGKTEAAKALAKVLDTPLYRLQCYEGIDVGEALYEWNHQRQLLGIRLAEVRDVRVEESDLFGEQYLLRRPLLKAIEHPGPRPAVLLLDEIDRADAEFEAFTFELLAEAAVTIPELGTIRATHPPVVVLTSNRTRDLHDALTRRCLYHWIDYPRPERIAAIVRRRVPGSAEPLALDAVSAITRLRSLDLAKPPGIAEAIDWVSALTVLGVDRLDPAAVKQTWGSIVKNRDDLDIAWARGPAWVAGGHD, translated from the coding sequence ATGAACGGGCCGGTGAGGGCGGGTGCGGAAGACGAAGTGCGGCGCCTGGTCCCGGACGTTTCCGCGCTCATGTCCGCGCTGGACGACGGCGACTACCTTGCCGACGTCGGACTGGCGACCGCCTTGTTCCTGTCCGTCCGGCTACCGCAGCCCATCCTGCTGGAGGGCGAGGCCGGCGTCGGGAAGACCGAGGCGGCGAAGGCGCTGGCCAAGGTGCTCGACACTCCCCTGTACCGCCTGCAGTGTTACGAAGGCATCGACGTGGGCGAGGCCCTCTACGAATGGAACCATCAACGCCAGCTTCTGGGCATCCGCTTGGCGGAGGTCCGGGATGTCCGCGTGGAGGAGTCCGATCTTTTCGGGGAACAATACCTGCTGCGCCGCCCGCTGCTGAAGGCGATCGAGCATCCAGGACCGCGTCCGGCCGTCCTGCTTCTGGACGAGATCGACCGGGCCGACGCAGAGTTCGAGGCCTTCACTTTCGAGTTGCTGGCCGAGGCGGCCGTGACGATCCCCGAACTAGGCACTATCCGTGCCACGCACCCGCCCGTTGTCGTCCTGACATCCAATCGCACCAGGGACCTGCACGACGCACTGACCCGGCGCTGCCTGTACCACTGGATTGACTACCCCCGGCCCGAGCGCATCGCCGCGATCGTTCGCCGCAGGGTTCCGGGGAGCGCCGAGCCGCTCGCCCTGGATGCCGTATCGGCCATCACCAGGCTACGGTCACTGGACTTGGCCAAACCCCCGGGGATCGCGGAAGCAATCGACTGGGTGTCAGCGCTGACGGTGCTCGGCGTGGACCGACTGGACCCGGCTGCCGTGAAGCAGACCTGGGGTTCGATCGTGAAGAATCGCGACGACCTGGATATTGCGTGGGCCCGCGGCCCCGCATGGGTGGCCGGCGGCCATGACTGA
- a CDS encoding aerobic carbon-monoxide dehydrogenase large subunit — translation MTTVQEHAPNPAAGDPNRPIGFGRLQRKEDPRFVRGKGTYIDDIVLPGMLHGAILRAPVAHARLVSIDTTEALAHPKVLAVITGKDLQALNLAWAPTLSADVQAVLVTDKVRFQGQEVAFVVAEDRYAARDALELIDVEYDTLPPVIDARRALDPGAPVIRDDIEGRTDNRIFDWEIGDAAETEAVFAAADVVVAQEIVYPRVHPAPMETCGAVADFDPIDGNLTLYETTQAPHAHRTLYAIVAGIPEHKIRIVSPDIGGGFGNKVGIYPGYILAVVGSIVTGKPVKWVEDRSENLMSTSFARDYIMQGEIAATKEGKILAVRTNVLADHGAFNATAQPTKTPAGFFSIFTGSYDLEAAYCKVTGVYTNKAPGGVAYACSFRVTEAVYLVERMVDILARKLEMDPAELRLKNFIKPEQFPYANKTGWVYDSGNYEPAMRLSMQIAGYEDLRREQLEKRERGELMGIGVSFFTETVGAGPRKHFDIVGLGMADGAELRIHPTGKAVVRISVQSQGQGHETTFAQIVAEELGIPPESIDVVHGDTDQTPFGLGTYGSRSTPVSGGAVALVARKVREKAKFIAAAMLETRPEDLEWEKGRWFVKGDPSAGKTIEEIAMAAHGTMTLPEGIDGNLDAEVTYDPPNLTFPFGAYICVVDVDAGTGHVKVRRFIAVDDCGTRINPMIIEGQVHGGLTDGVGMALMEIIAFDEDGNCLSGSFMEYLIPTAMEVPDWETGFTVTPSPHHPIGAKGIGESATVGSPPAIVNAIVDALTPYGVTHMDMPCTPARVWEAMQGRARPPV, via the coding sequence ATGACCACCGTCCAGGAGCATGCACCCAACCCGGCAGCCGGAGACCCAAACCGCCCCATCGGCTTCGGCCGCCTCCAGCGCAAGGAGGATCCGCGGTTCGTCCGCGGCAAGGGCACATACATCGACGACATCGTGCTGCCCGGCATGCTGCATGGCGCCATCCTGCGTGCCCCCGTTGCGCATGCCAGGTTGGTTTCAATTGACACCACCGAGGCGTTGGCGCACCCCAAGGTGCTCGCTGTCATCACGGGCAAAGACCTGCAGGCCCTCAACCTCGCGTGGGCGCCTACCCTGTCGGCGGACGTCCAGGCGGTGCTCGTCACGGACAAGGTCCGATTCCAGGGTCAGGAGGTCGCTTTCGTCGTCGCTGAGGACCGCTATGCCGCGCGCGACGCCCTGGAACTGATCGACGTCGAATACGACACGTTGCCGCCGGTAATTGATGCCCGCCGCGCCCTCGACCCCGGCGCGCCGGTCATCCGTGACGACATTGAGGGACGGACCGACAACCGGATCTTCGACTGGGAGATCGGTGATGCGGCTGAAACGGAAGCGGTGTTCGCCGCTGCCGACGTCGTCGTCGCCCAGGAGATCGTGTATCCGCGCGTGCACCCGGCACCCATGGAAACCTGCGGTGCCGTGGCGGACTTCGATCCGATCGATGGCAACCTGACGCTTTACGAAACCACCCAGGCCCCGCACGCCCACCGGACGTTGTATGCGATAGTCGCGGGTATCCCTGAACACAAAATCCGGATCGTCTCCCCCGATATCGGCGGCGGGTTCGGCAATAAAGTGGGCATCTATCCCGGCTATATCCTCGCCGTCGTCGGTTCGATCGTCACCGGAAAACCGGTGAAGTGGGTAGAGGACCGCTCCGAGAACCTGATGTCGACGTCGTTTGCCCGCGACTACATCATGCAGGGCGAGATCGCGGCCACGAAGGAAGGCAAGATCCTTGCGGTCCGGACCAATGTGCTGGCAGACCATGGTGCATTTAATGCCACCGCTCAGCCCACCAAGACCCCGGCCGGCTTCTTCTCCATCTTCACCGGGAGCTATGACCTGGAAGCCGCCTATTGCAAGGTCACGGGTGTGTACACCAACAAGGCGCCGGGGGGCGTGGCATATGCCTGCTCCTTCCGCGTGACGGAAGCGGTCTACCTGGTGGAGCGCATGGTGGACATCCTGGCCCGGAAACTGGAGATGGACCCGGCAGAGCTTCGGCTGAAGAATTTCATCAAACCGGAGCAGTTCCCCTACGCGAATAAGACCGGTTGGGTCTACGACTCGGGCAACTACGAGCCTGCCATGCGGCTGTCCATGCAGATCGCCGGGTATGAAGATCTCCGGCGCGAGCAGCTGGAAAAGCGGGAGCGCGGCGAACTGATGGGCATCGGTGTCTCCTTCTTCACCGAGACTGTCGGCGCCGGACCGCGCAAGCACTTCGACATCGTCGGGCTCGGCATGGCAGATGGCGCGGAACTCCGAATTCATCCCACCGGCAAAGCCGTCGTCAGGATCTCGGTGCAGAGCCAGGGGCAGGGCCACGAAACCACGTTCGCCCAGATTGTGGCCGAGGAGCTCGGTATCCCGCCGGAGAGCATCGACGTCGTCCACGGCGACACGGACCAAACGCCCTTCGGCCTGGGCACGTACGGCAGCCGGTCGACCCCGGTCAGCGGCGGCGCAGTAGCCCTCGTGGCGCGCAAGGTCCGCGAAAAGGCGAAGTTCATTGCTGCTGCAATGCTTGAAACCCGGCCCGAGGACCTCGAGTGGGAAAAGGGCCGCTGGTTCGTCAAGGGGGATCCAAGCGCCGGCAAGACGATCGAGGAAATCGCCATGGCCGCTCACGGCACAATGACGCTGCCCGAGGGAATCGACGGCAACCTGGACGCGGAGGTGACCTATGACCCTCCCAACCTGACGTTTCCGTTCGGCGCCTATATCTGCGTTGTGGACGTCGACGCCGGGACCGGCCACGTCAAGGTCCGGCGGTTCATCGCGGTGGACGACTGCGGGACCCGGATCAACCCGATGATCATCGAGGGCCAGGTCCACGGTGGGCTGACCGACGGCGTCGGGATGGCGCTCATGGAAATCATCGCGTTCGACGAGGACGGCAACTGCCTCAGCGGCTCGTTCATGGAATATCTCATCCCCACCGCGATGGAAGTCCCGGATTGGGAGACCGGGTTTACCGTCACGCCTTCGCCGCACCACCCGATCGGTGCCAAAGGCATCGGCGAGTCGGCAACGGTCGGATCCCCGCCGGCCATCGTCAACGCCATCGTGGATGCTTTGACGCCGTACGGCGTGACACACATGGATATGCCCTGCACCCCGGCCCGGGTGTGGGAGGCCATGCAGGGCCGAGCCAGGCCACCGGTGTGA
- a CDS encoding DNA polymerase IV: MLHVDLDQFIAAVELLRRPELAGKPIIVGGRGDPTERAVVSTASYEARAFGVGSGMPLRLAARKVPDAVILPVDQEAYLAASEAVMATLRAQPGATVQVLGWDEAFVGIETENPEAYARQVQAAVLARTELHCSVGIGDTLVRAKIATGFGKPAGVFRLTAGNWLGVMGNRSTKELWGVGTKVSGRLAKLGINTVAELAASDPQDLVPEFGPRMGPWYAQLGRGDGASVVDDTPWVARGHSRETTFQRDLTEPAQVDDAVRELAARVLEDIVAEGRPVVGLTLKVRYAPFFTTTHARKIPETFDRNEILAQALDLATGIEAGRPIRLLGLRAEMAMPDDARKGHTPTRGGW; encoded by the coding sequence GTGCTGCATGTCGATCTCGATCAGTTCATCGCAGCGGTCGAACTGCTGCGGCGGCCAGAGCTTGCAGGCAAGCCGATTATTGTCGGCGGTCGGGGCGACCCGACGGAACGGGCTGTGGTGTCCACCGCATCCTACGAAGCCAGGGCCTTCGGCGTGGGTTCCGGAATGCCGTTGCGCCTCGCGGCCCGGAAGGTGCCAGATGCCGTGATCCTGCCCGTCGATCAGGAGGCTTACCTTGCGGCGTCTGAAGCGGTGATGGCGACCCTGCGCGCGCAGCCCGGCGCCACAGTGCAAGTGCTGGGTTGGGATGAAGCTTTTGTTGGCATTGAGACAGAGAATCCTGAAGCCTACGCCCGGCAGGTGCAGGCCGCTGTTTTGGCGCGGACGGAGCTGCATTGCAGTGTGGGCATCGGCGACACCTTGGTCCGGGCCAAGATCGCCACCGGTTTCGGCAAGCCGGCCGGCGTCTTCCGTCTGACCGCCGGGAACTGGCTTGGGGTCATGGGGAACCGGTCCACCAAAGAGCTGTGGGGCGTGGGAACCAAGGTCTCGGGACGGTTGGCCAAACTCGGCATTAACACGGTCGCCGAGCTCGCGGCGTCCGACCCCCAAGACCTTGTCCCGGAGTTTGGCCCCAGGATGGGTCCTTGGTACGCACAGCTCGGACGTGGGGACGGCGCAAGTGTTGTGGACGACACCCCGTGGGTTGCCCGCGGGCACAGCAGGGAAACAACGTTCCAGAGGGACCTGACCGAACCCGCCCAGGTGGACGACGCCGTGAGGGAGCTGGCAGCACGTGTCCTTGAGGACATTGTGGCCGAAGGACGGCCCGTGGTTGGGCTGACCCTGAAGGTTCGGTACGCGCCGTTCTTCACCACGACCCACGCGAGAAAGATTCCCGAGACATTCGACCGGAACGAAATCCTCGCACAGGCCCTGGACCTCGCAACAGGAATCGAAGCGGGCCGTCCGATCCGGCTCCTGGGCCTGCGGGCCGAAATGGCAATGCCCGACGATGCCCGAAAGGGACATACGCCGACGCGCGGCGGTTGGTAA
- a CDS encoding phosphatidylserine decarboxylase family protein, whose amino-acid sequence MSLNSSSDRVRRLGGWLPEQQDDLEEWIAGHRERAEARGEDVPLHPVIVEFKELIASDPVVRLYMTEMIEQVPKSKPYRKRHLTSVDQMLRLINEVLTTAPEFSEGGMVTTPLTAILDWTMGTEAGFAAHRDPRIVAMFRKILNAWCVFLSSEESLYVLNDSPSGWMSEKARQVVGMDDYQHDALAEHWGFTSWNDFFTRRLTSTSRPVAAPEDDKVIVSACESTPYRISSDVQRQSRFWVKGQPYSLEDLLARDESVDHFVGGTVYQAFLSALNYHRWHAPVAGTIVRAYLKDGTYFSEAESEGADAVEATLSQSYLAHVAARAIILIQADDPVIGLMAVVPVGMVEVSSCVIDPEIVPGHHVNKGDELGYFQFGGSTECLVFRPGVIEQFALTAIPQPQDPNAPLVRVRSKLATAKS is encoded by the coding sequence ATGAGCCTTAACTCTTCTTCTGACCGGGTCCGGCGACTGGGTGGCTGGCTGCCAGAGCAACAGGACGACCTCGAGGAATGGATTGCCGGTCATCGGGAACGGGCGGAGGCGCGGGGTGAAGATGTTCCTCTGCATCCCGTGATCGTCGAGTTCAAGGAACTGATCGCGAGCGATCCGGTTGTCCGCCTCTACATGACGGAGATGATCGAGCAGGTTCCGAAGTCGAAGCCCTACCGCAAACGGCACCTCACGAGCGTTGACCAGATGCTCCGGCTGATCAACGAGGTCCTGACGACTGCCCCGGAGTTCAGCGAAGGCGGCATGGTCACCACGCCGTTGACGGCGATCCTCGATTGGACCATGGGAACCGAGGCCGGCTTCGCTGCCCACCGCGATCCGCGGATCGTCGCCATGTTCCGCAAGATACTGAACGCTTGGTGCGTGTTCCTGAGCAGCGAGGAGTCGCTGTACGTGCTCAACGACTCGCCTTCGGGGTGGATGTCGGAGAAGGCGCGGCAGGTTGTCGGGATGGACGACTACCAACACGATGCTCTCGCCGAGCACTGGGGATTCACGTCGTGGAACGATTTCTTCACCCGCCGGCTCACATCGACCTCCCGACCCGTCGCTGCACCCGAAGACGACAAGGTCATCGTCAGCGCCTGCGAGTCGACCCCCTACAGGATAAGCTCCGACGTTCAACGCCAGAGCCGGTTCTGGGTCAAGGGCCAGCCCTACTCACTCGAGGACCTGCTCGCCCGCGACGAGTCAGTGGATCACTTTGTCGGCGGAACGGTGTACCAGGCGTTCTTGAGCGCGTTGAACTATCACCGGTGGCACGCTCCCGTCGCCGGAACTATCGTGCGGGCGTACCTCAAGGACGGCACGTACTTCTCCGAAGCGGAATCCGAGGGGGCCGACGCCGTCGAGGCAACCCTCTCACAATCATATTTGGCCCACGTCGCAGCCCGGGCGATCATCCTGATCCAAGCCGACGACCCCGTCATCGGGCTCATGGCGGTGGTCCCCGTGGGCATGGTCGAGGTCTCGTCCTGCGTCATCGATCCGGAGATCGTCCCGGGCCACCACGTTAATAAGGGCGATGAGCTGGGGTACTTCCAGTTCGGTGGCTCGACCGAGTGCCTCGTCTTCCGGCCCGGTGTTATCGAGCAATTCGCCCTCACTGCGATCCCCCAACCGCAGGATCCGAACGCACCACTGGTGCGGGTCAGGTCGAAGCTTGCGACTGCCAAGTCCTGA
- a CDS encoding (2Fe-2S)-binding protein, whose translation MQISMTVNGNAVTREIEPRVLLVHFIRENLGLTGTHWGCDTSNCGTCVVLMDGQPVKSCTVLAAMAAGHDIRTVEGLAVDGTLDPVQQGFMEEHGLQCGFCTPGMMLTARALLDRNPHPDDTEIRQAISGQICRCTGYATIVRSVQWAAAHPLGADTETDDGGTGGTTAEEVTA comes from the coding sequence ATGCAGATCAGCATGACGGTCAACGGGAACGCGGTGACCCGGGAGATCGAACCCCGAGTGTTGCTCGTCCACTTCATCCGCGAAAACCTTGGACTGACCGGCACGCACTGGGGATGCGACACCAGCAATTGCGGAACCTGCGTGGTCCTGATGGACGGACAGCCGGTGAAATCGTGCACCGTGCTCGCAGCCATGGCCGCCGGACACGACATCCGGACCGTCGAGGGACTAGCCGTCGATGGCACCCTCGATCCGGTGCAGCAGGGGTTCATGGAAGAACACGGCCTGCAATGCGGATTCTGCACTCCGGGAATGATGCTCACCGCCAGGGCCCTCCTTGACCGCAACCCGCACCCCGACGACACCGAGATCCGCCAAGCCATTTCCGGCCAGATTTGCCGATGCACCGGTTACGCGACGATTGTCCGTTCGGTGCAATGGGCCGCCGCCCACCCGCTCGGTGCGGACACTGAGACGGACGACGGCGGTACCGGCGGGACCACCGCGGAAGAGGTGACGGCATGA
- a CDS encoding polysaccharide deacetylase family protein gives MSTTSQQRGTSESSRGGPTRPTANGAGPGRLLRKRWTAFGSSTLLVAGLLAAVGFAAPAHAAANTVVSLTFDDGNADQLTAEATMKSLGLSGTFFITTGWIGQPTYLTTANLQQIAADGNEIGGHTVTHPDLVSLTAAESTRQICDGRVALMNMGFKVTSFAYPFASEDPATEALVKQCGFNSARGLGDTSSPDPSTATLPAADTIPPANPYITAAPDEVDSTWTLQNLEDQVTHAQSAGGGWVQLTFHHIAVGTDPTLTITPTLFSQFATWLAQQKTAGTVAVQTVDQVIGGTQQPAVQGPAVPPPPPLGTNLIQNPSLETLVNTIPQCWAAGGYGTNTPAFSVVTPGHTGTNAEQLTVTGAVSGDAKLLPALDLGGCSPTGIPGHTYQLKAWYKSTAATQFELYYRIGNGYWTYWTASPLVAAAANWTQTTWTTPPLPAGASGISWGLNIQTNGTITTDDYEMYDNGA, from the coding sequence ATGAGTACCACAAGTCAGCAGCGAGGGACGAGCGAATCGTCACGCGGGGGCCCCACACGGCCCACCGCGAACGGAGCGGGGCCCGGCAGGCTGCTCCGCAAACGCTGGACGGCATTCGGCAGCAGTACGCTGCTGGTTGCCGGCCTGCTGGCCGCGGTGGGGTTCGCCGCACCGGCGCACGCTGCCGCGAACACAGTGGTATCACTGACCTTCGATGACGGCAACGCGGACCAGTTGACGGCTGAAGCCACGATGAAGAGCCTGGGCCTGAGCGGCACGTTTTTCATCACCACCGGGTGGATTGGCCAACCCACCTACCTGACCACGGCCAATCTTCAGCAGATCGCCGCCGACGGCAATGAGATCGGCGGCCACACCGTGACCCACCCGGATCTGGTGTCCCTGACCGCCGCTGAGTCGACGCGGCAAATCTGTGACGGGCGCGTGGCACTGATGAACATGGGCTTCAAAGTCACCAGCTTCGCCTATCCCTTCGCTTCCGAAGACCCGGCCACCGAAGCCCTCGTGAAGCAGTGCGGTTTCAACAGTGCCCGCGGACTGGGCGACACCTCCAGCCCGGATCCCTCTACGGCGACGCTTCCCGCGGCAGATACCATCCCACCCGCCAACCCCTACATCACGGCAGCACCGGATGAGGTAGACAGCACCTGGACCCTGCAGAATCTGGAGGATCAGGTGACCCACGCCCAATCAGCCGGAGGCGGCTGGGTCCAGCTTACTTTCCATCACATCGCCGTCGGCACGGACCCGACGCTGACGATCACTCCCACCCTCTTCAGTCAGTTCGCCACCTGGTTGGCCCAGCAAAAGACGGCCGGTACCGTTGCGGTTCAGACCGTCGACCAAGTCATCGGAGGCACCCAGCAGCCAGCAGTCCAGGGGCCCGCGGTACCTCCACCACCACCGCTCGGAACGAACCTGATCCAAAACCCCAGCCTCGAAACCCTGGTCAACACCATCCCGCAGTGCTGGGCAGCCGGCGGGTACGGCACCAACACCCCCGCTTTCTCCGTCGTCACCCCCGGCCACACCGGTACGAATGCGGAACAGCTCACCGTGACGGGCGCGGTGTCCGGGGACGCGAAACTCCTCCCCGCCTTGGACCTCGGCGGCTGTTCACCAACGGGGATACCCGGACATACCTACCAGTTGAAAGCCTGGTATAAATCCACCGCAGCAACCCAATTCGAACTCTATTACCGTATCGGCAACGGCTATTGGACCTATTGGACTGCCAGCCCCCTCGTCGCCGCCGCGGCGAACTGGACCCAAACCACCTGGACCACCCCACCCCTGCCGGCCGGTGCCTCGGGGATCAGCTGGGGCTTGAACATCCAAACGAACGGCACCATCACCACGGACGACTACGAGATGTACGATAACGGCGCATAG
- a CDS encoding xanthine dehydrogenase family protein subunit M, with protein sequence MQIPAPFDYERASDVANALALLERHGPESRIIAGGHSLLPMMKLRLARPEWLIDINDLAELEFIRREGDQLVVGALTRHTALLESADVAELFPIIRDAEQVIADPVVRNRGTIGGSLCQADPAEDLSTVCDVLRAHAVIRGPDGERIVAMSDFHRGPYETAVAQNELLYEIRFTVRPRSGSAYEKVERRVGDWAVVAAGAAVGLSADGTVEEAAIGLTAVALDGTVPEAEAVLRGQQPHEDLFVEAARIAAAACNPVADQRGPVDYKRHLADELTRRVLRRACARATAAQEG encoded by the coding sequence ATGCAGATTCCGGCTCCATTTGATTATGAGCGCGCCAGCGACGTGGCAAACGCGCTGGCACTCCTCGAACGCCACGGACCCGAGTCGCGCATCATCGCCGGCGGACACAGTTTGCTGCCGATGATGAAGCTGCGTCTGGCGCGGCCCGAGTGGCTGATCGACATCAACGACTTGGCGGAACTGGAATTCATCCGCCGGGAAGGTGACCAGTTGGTTGTGGGCGCACTAACCCGCCACACAGCGCTCCTGGAGTCCGCCGACGTCGCCGAGCTCTTTCCGATAATCCGCGACGCAGAGCAAGTGATCGCGGACCCGGTGGTCCGCAACCGTGGCACGATCGGCGGCTCCCTCTGCCAAGCCGATCCGGCCGAAGACCTGTCCACTGTCTGCGATGTGCTGCGCGCCCACGCCGTGATCCGCGGGCCCGACGGCGAACGGATCGTCGCGATGTCGGACTTCCATCGCGGGCCGTACGAAACCGCCGTGGCGCAGAACGAGCTGTTGTACGAAATCCGCTTTACGGTCCGCCCGCGCTCGGGCAGCGCCTATGAAAAGGTGGAACGCCGGGTGGGTGACTGGGCGGTCGTCGCGGCCGGGGCCGCCGTCGGACTTTCCGCGGACGGCACAGTCGAAGAAGCAGCAATCGGGCTCACAGCGGTTGCCTTGGACGGCACTGTGCCCGAGGCCGAAGCCGTCCTCCGCGGCCAGCAGCCGCATGAAGACCTGTTCGTCGAAGCCGCCCGCATTGCAGCAGCCGCGTGCAACCCGGTGGCCGATCAGCGTGGACCGGTCGACTACAAACGGCATCTGGCCGATGAACTCACCCGCAGGGTCCTGCGGCGCGCGTGTGCCCGGGCCACAGCTGCACAGGAAGGCTGA
- a CDS encoding XdhC family protein, protein MPLHGDALAARAQELIERREPFVRATVVRAQHPTSAHAGDTALVLANGEIDGFLGGTCVEASVREYGLQTLSKHEPLLLRVVPGEPSRIREEGAVEVANPCLSGGAVEIFLEPQMPAPRVVVVGATPVAQALGALGALLDLDVQLTNGTAAEPRADDAALIVASQGRNEEPSLEAALRIGVPYVALVASRTRGAAVLASLDVDDEQRARVHSPAGLLLGGRTPAEIALSILAELVSVRSIGPTVETATVETATVETATAETASASAVPASAVDPVCGMSVAAVESTLHAEYSGASYYFCSAECRRAFLADPERYASAS, encoded by the coding sequence ATGCCCCTGCACGGAGATGCCCTGGCGGCGAGGGCGCAGGAACTGATAGAACGCCGGGAGCCGTTTGTGCGTGCCACGGTAGTGCGCGCGCAGCACCCTACCAGCGCCCACGCCGGCGACACGGCCCTCGTGCTGGCCAATGGGGAAATCGACGGGTTCCTTGGCGGCACCTGCGTCGAAGCTTCCGTGCGTGAATACGGTCTGCAGACACTGTCCAAGCACGAACCCTTGCTGCTGCGGGTCGTCCCAGGCGAGCCGTCCCGCATTCGCGAGGAGGGCGCCGTGGAGGTCGCAAATCCCTGCCTCAGCGGCGGTGCGGTGGAGATCTTCCTCGAGCCGCAGATGCCCGCTCCGCGGGTGGTTGTGGTCGGGGCCACCCCCGTGGCACAGGCCCTGGGCGCCTTGGGTGCCCTCCTCGACTTGGACGTGCAGCTCACCAATGGAACCGCCGCGGAACCGCGGGCCGACGACGCCGCCCTGATCGTCGCGTCGCAAGGCAGGAACGAGGAGCCCTCGTTGGAGGCCGCACTCCGAATCGGGGTGCCATACGTCGCCCTTGTCGCCAGCCGGACGCGCGGGGCCGCCGTCCTGGCCTCACTCGACGTCGACGACGAGCAGCGTGCGCGCGTACACAGCCCGGCCGGGCTGCTGTTGGGCGGCCGAACACCCGCCGAGATCGCGCTGTCGATACTGGCAGAGCTTGTATCCGTGCGATCCATTGGCCCAACTGTAGAGACTGCGACGGTGGAGACTGCGACGGTGGAGACTGCGACGGCGGAGACCGCGTCGGCGAGCGCCGTGCCCGCGAGCGCTGTGGACCCCGTGTGCGGCATGAGCGTCGCGGCCGTGGAGTCTACGTTGCACGCCGAGTACTCGGGAGCGAGCTACTATTTCTGTTCTGCTGAATGCAGGAGAGCCTTCCTCGCCGATCCGGAGCGCTATGCCTCTGCGTCTTGA
- a CDS encoding vWA domain-containing protein has product MTEYALRDGLPGVDAAALAVGFSTALRRAGLPSSPDRAAWLARALRIVPPTAREPLYWTCRVVLVSSREQLPVFDAVFSAAFDGTLDPADTRGDSNRPSAAGPEEHARPAPSERLLAHADGHAPASRAHVASPGAGSADESNAPEREAILAMASADEHLHEKSFAELTPEEAAQVQRLVRRIVLATPERQSRRTRQRAHGGAKLDLRRTIRAARRTGGDASSLVYARRRPRPRRLVFLCDVSGSMEPYTQVYLSLLQGAVSGAQAEAFVFSTRLTRLTRQLSYRNPDKALALGAAAAPDWAGGTRLAESLRRFIDGHGRRGLARGAVIVVLSDGWAQDAPELVEAQMARLRRLAYRIVWINPRKAGIDYQPLVGGMAVALPYCDAFVSGHNYAALSEAAAVIRADRPRPAGKPQ; this is encoded by the coding sequence ATGACTGAGTACGCGCTCAGGGACGGCCTGCCCGGCGTCGATGCTGCGGCCCTGGCGGTAGGGTTCAGCACGGCCCTGCGCCGAGCTGGCCTACCGAGTTCCCCGGACCGCGCAGCTTGGCTGGCCCGGGCACTCAGGATTGTTCCTCCTACTGCTCGTGAGCCCCTGTACTGGACGTGCCGGGTGGTACTGGTCTCCTCGCGGGAACAGCTCCCGGTATTCGACGCGGTCTTTTCGGCCGCCTTTGACGGGACGCTCGATCCGGCTGACACCCGTGGGGATTCCAACCGCCCGTCGGCGGCCGGCCCGGAGGAGCATGCCCGACCGGCGCCCAGCGAACGACTCCTGGCTCATGCCGACGGTCATGCACCGGCTTCGAGGGCACACGTCGCCTCCCCTGGCGCAGGAAGCGCCGATGAGTCCAACGCACCGGAGCGGGAGGCAATCCTGGCGATGGCCTCCGCTGACGAGCACCTGCATGAGAAGTCCTTTGCCGAGCTGACCCCCGAGGAAGCTGCCCAAGTGCAGCGGTTGGTGCGGCGCATCGTGCTGGCTACCCCGGAGCGCCAAAGCCGCAGGACACGACAGCGGGCACACGGGGGCGCCAAGCTCGACCTCCGGCGTACCATCCGCGCGGCCCGGCGCACCGGTGGCGACGCGAGCTCCTTGGTCTATGCCCGCCGTCGTCCGCGTCCGCGCCGCTTGGTGTTCCTGTGCGACGTATCCGGTTCCATGGAACCGTACACGCAGGTCTACCTTTCGCTGCTGCAAGGCGCAGTGTCCGGGGCCCAAGCCGAGGCTTTTGTGTTTTCCACCCGGCTGACCAGACTGACCCGCCAGCTTTCGTACCGGAACCCGGACAAAGCGCTGGCGCTCGGAGCTGCCGCCGCCCCGGACTGGGCGGGCGGCACAAGGCTGGCGGAGAGCCTGCGACGCTTCATCGATGGCCACGGCCGCCGCGGCTTGGCCAGGGGTGCGGTCATTGTGGTGCTCTCCGACGGCTGGGCCCAGGACGCGCCGGAACTTGTGGAGGCCCAGATGGCGCGGCTGAGGCGCCTGGCCTACCGGATCGTCTGGATCAATCCGAGGAAGGCCGGTATTGATTACCAACCGCTGGTGGGCGGCATGGCCGTCGCGCTGCCCTACTGTGACGCGTTCGTCAGCGGGCACAATTATGCCGCCCTGTCCGAGGCGGCGGCCGTGATTCGCGCCGATCGGCCACGTCCAGCAGGCAAGCCACAGTGA